In Zunongwangia profunda SM-A87, the following proteins share a genomic window:
- a CDS encoding acyltransferase, giving the protein MIIKKILRLGLFKIRLVYIPKYFSFRTSIYRFQGLKTGKGTVVGNARFTWPHQVKIGDSSRFEHDVYFHYDGIYSDSASIIIGNNVFVGYGVEFNIRKAIHVGNNCLIASGCKFIDHDHGMAIGSYMNSQIGTEDEIYLEDDVWLGVNVVVLKGVTIGEGAVIAANAVVTKSIPKNEVWAGIPAKKVKDRL; this is encoded by the coding sequence ATGATTATAAAGAAAATACTTCGATTGGGTCTATTTAAAATTCGATTGGTATATATACCAAAATATTTTTCTTTTAGAACAAGCATTTACCGTTTTCAAGGGTTGAAAACAGGAAAAGGAACTGTTGTCGGAAATGCTAGATTTACTTGGCCTCATCAAGTGAAAATAGGGGATAGTAGTCGTTTTGAACATGATGTATACTTTCATTATGACGGAATATATTCTGACTCTGCTTCGATTATTATTGGAAACAATGTTTTTGTAGGATATGGAGTAGAGTTTAATATCCGGAAAGCAATTCATGTTGGAAATAATTGTTTGATAGCATCTGGATGCAAATTTATTGATCATGATCATGGAATGGCTATAGGAAGCTATATGAACAGTCAAATAGGCACTGAAGATGAAATATATTTGGAAGATGATGTTTGGTTAGGGGTAAATGTGGTGGTGTTAAAGGGGGTTACAATAGGGGAGGGAGCAGTGATTGCAGCAAATGCAGTAGTAACCAAATCAATACCCAAAAATGAGGTTTGGGCAGGTATTCCAGCCAAAAAAGTTAAGGACAGATTATGA